One genomic segment of Penaeus chinensis breed Huanghai No. 1 chromosome 13, ASM1920278v2, whole genome shotgun sequence includes these proteins:
- the LOC125031827 gene encoding putative sodium-coupled neutral amino acid transporter 11 — translation MAGCEDDDDPKREKSSISFTSFNYINSIVGSGVIGMPLALHEAGFGVGLLLLVLVSLITDASLCLMISVSRTVQANTYQELVSRAFGRPGFIVTSCLQFLYPFISLISYNIIVGDTMTKVLIRVTGIGEESVLARREFIMAASTLLITLPLSLYRNITRLAKISLTSVVMIVVIVVAMLVRMSTMRDIVPATPDAWQFGGTNLASAIGIMSFAFMCHHSSFLVYESLADNTQERWNKVTHISIASAAVLSLVFAVAGYVTFTGFAQGDVFENYCWADDLMNICRGFYAVTILLTFPIECFVARDVLETAFFQDYQPQPFFRHAVLSVLIALLCMLLSFATDCLGIVLELNGILCAVPLAYILPALCYIKLEEGPLWSRNKWTAWGVAIFGVSSAMVGTVSLFRNIDVLSECSHGTQMPYCLTGVNETEVEFQF, via the exons ATGGCGGGCTGCGAGGACGACGACGACCCGAAGCGAGAGAAGAGTTCGATATCCTTCACGAGCTTCAATTACATCAACTCGATCGTCGGCAGCGGTGTTATAG GAATGCCCTTGGCCCTACACGAGGCAGGCTTCGGGGTCGGCCTCCTCCTGCTGGTGCTGGTGTCTCTCATCACGGACGCCTCCCTCTGCCTCATGATCTCTGTGTCACGGACCGTACAGGCCAACACGTACCAGGAGCTCGTCAGCAGAGCCTTCGGAAGACCCGGTTTCATCGTGACGTCTTGCCTGCAGTTCCTCTACCCTTTTATCT CCCTCATCAGTTACAACATCATTGTAGGCGACACAATGACTAAAGTGCTCATTCGAGTCACAGGAATCGGTGAAGAGTCTGTTCTCGCGAGGCGTGAATTCATCATGGCTGCTTCCACCTTGCTGAttacccttcctctttcactctataG GAACATCACTCGCCTGGCAAAGATTTCCCTGACGTCTGTGGTCATGATCGTGGTCATTGTGGTGGCTATGCTGGTCAGGATGAGCACCATGAGGGATATTGT cccggcCACCCCCGACGCCTGGCAGTTCGGCGGCACCAACCTCGCCTCGGCCATCGGGATCATGAGCTTCGCCTTCATGTGCCACCACTCCAGCTTCCTCGTGTACGAATCCCTGGCCGACAACACGCAGGAGCGCTGGAATAAG GTGACTCACATCTCGATTGCTTCGGCTGCAGTTCTCAGCTTGGTGTTTGCCGTGGCTGGATACGTGACGTTCACAGGATTTGCACAAG GTGACGTCTTCGAGAACTACTGCTGGGCCGACGACCTCATGAACATCTGCCGCGGTTTCTACGCCGTCACCATCCTGCTCACGTTCCCGATCGAGTGCTTCGTGGCCAGGGACGTTCTCGAGACGGCGTTCTTCCAGGACTACCAACCGCAGCCGTTCTTCCGCCACGCCGTTCTCTCGGTCCTCATCGCCCTGCTGTGCATGCTGCTCTCGTTCGCGACGGACTGCCTCGGCATCGTGCTCGAGCTGAAC ggGATCCTGTGCGCTGTGCCCCTGGCCTACATCCTCCCTGCTCTTTGCTACATCAAGCTGGAGGAGGGTCCCCTCTGGTCGCGGAACAAGTGGACGGCGTGGGGCGTGGCCATCTTCGGCGTCTCCAGTGCCATGGTTGGCACCGTGTCTCTCTTCAGGAACATCGACGTGCTGTCAGAGTGTTCCCATGGCACCCAGATGCCCTACTGCCTTACCGGCGTGAATGAAACGGAGGTTGAATTTCAGTTTTAA